A stretch of the Synechocystis sp. PCC 7338 genome encodes the following:
- a CDS encoding SDR family NAD(P)-dependent oxidoreductase, which translates to MPNINNQKVALVTGVAGGIGQATAKLLSEEDWFVIGIDLLDDFDLSSISHYISADLANPKHIAKAVQNLSQITDRLDVLVNNAAIQVCKPILETEISEWDKTMAVNVRAAFLLAQAMHPLLKTTQGSIINIGSVHALATSANIAVYAASKGALVALTRAMAIEFAPDEIRVNALLPGAVKTEMLTSGLMRGHLGGNNISQKLAELGQKTVMGRVGLPEEIAQSVLFLADKQKSSFITGQSLVIDGGATCRLSTE; encoded by the coding sequence ATGCCCAACATTAATAATCAGAAAGTTGCCCTTGTTACCGGGGTTGCTGGGGGGATTGGCCAAGCTACTGCAAAATTACTATCTGAGGAAGACTGGTTTGTTATTGGCATTGATTTATTAGATGATTTCGATTTATCTAGCATTAGTCATTACATTTCTGCTGATCTTGCAAATCCCAAACACATTGCTAAAGCAGTTCAGAACTTGTCACAAATTACGGATCGCTTAGATGTACTTGTCAACAATGCGGCAATTCAAGTTTGTAAGCCCATCCTGGAAACAGAAATTAGCGAGTGGGATAAAACGATGGCAGTTAACGTCAGAGCCGCATTTTTGTTAGCTCAAGCAATGCACCCACTACTAAAAACCACTCAAGGGAGTATTATCAATATTGGTTCCGTTCACGCTTTAGCCACCTCTGCCAATATTGCAGTCTATGCCGCTAGTAAGGGAGCTTTAGTTGCCCTGACCCGTGCTATGGCGATCGAATTTGCACCTGACGAAATTCGAGTCAACGCATTACTACCTGGAGCAGTAAAAACAGAAATGCTAACTTCGGGGCTGATGCGGGGTCACCTTGGAGGTAATAACATATCTCAAAAACTTGCAGAACTAGGTCAAAAGACAGTCATGGGTCGGGTGGGGTTGCCTGAAGAAATTGCTCAGTCTGTGCTTTTTTTAGCAGACAAACAAAAGTCTTCTTTCATTACTGGCCAATCATTAGTTATTGACGGTGGGGCAACCTGTCGTTTAAGTACGGAGTAA